A DNA window from Nitrospira sp. contains the following coding sequences:
- a CDS encoding hypothetical protein (Evidence 4 : Unknown function but conserved in other organisms; MaGe:77307626), producing the protein MSLRTLTSRRSRVFLLLLILIAGGGSDLGDSLAAENDEFQIEIGKKGLGKEVVITQGAKEWFMLIEVTPENTVVVRQEKDRDKYLVDESETHDRPLVPAEVDAAIADYINSVKARAKKK; encoded by the coding sequence ATGAGTCTGCGCACTCTCACTTCTCGGCGGTCACGGGTTTTCTTGCTGCTGCTTATCCTCATTGCAGGCGGCGGATCAGACTTGGGCGATTCTCTTGCCGCCGAGAACGATGAGTTTCAGATTGAGATCGGCAAGAAGGGGCTTGGGAAAGAAGTCGTGATCACCCAGGGGGCGAAAGAGTGGTTTATGCTGATCGAAGTGACGCCGGAGAACACCGTAGTGGTGCGGCAGGAAAAGGATCGCGACAAGTATCTGGTCGATGAGAGTGAAACCCACGACCGGCCATTGGTCCCGGCAGAAGTGGATGCGGCCATCGCCGATTACATCAATAGCGTGAAGGCACGCGCGAAAAAGAAGTAG
- a CDS encoding hypothetical protein (Evidence 4 : Unknown function but conserved in other organisms; MaGe:77307627) produces MDAILETVTQYVPAHVLIWLTVCSLIGFIGTLIAIPFIMVRLPADYFDIRVPRYWMQDRQPVLRWVGLIVKNAVGAIFLLAGFAMLFLPGQGILTMLIGISLLDFPGKRTLEAKIVGQPTVLQALNAMRAKFDKPPLTIAPSS; encoded by the coding sequence ATGGATGCCATTCTCGAGACAGTCACACAATATGTCCCGGCCCACGTGCTTATCTGGCTCACCGTCTGTTCGTTGATCGGATTCATCGGCACGCTGATCGCCATCCCGTTTATCATGGTACGGCTCCCGGCGGACTATTTCGACATCCGGGTCCCGCGCTATTGGATGCAAGATCGCCAGCCCGTCCTTCGATGGGTCGGACTCATCGTCAAGAATGCGGTGGGCGCCATATTCCTCCTGGCCGGATTCGCGATGTTGTTTCTCCCCGGCCAAGGCATTCTGACCATGCTCATCGGCATCTCCCTCTTGGATTTTCCAGGCAAGCGGACACTGGAAGCGAAAATCGTCGGCCAGCCGACCGTCTTGCAGGCCCTCAATGCGATGCGCGCCAAGTTCGACAAACCGCCCCTAACCATCGCGCCAAGTTCTTGA
- a CDS encoding DNA polymerase I (MaGe:77307628), translated as MPTANTSRKTLYLIDGSAYIYRAFFALPALNNSKGLQTNAVYGFMTTLLKILRERKPDGIVVAFDERGPTFRQQEFKEYKAQRPPMPDGMSAQIPYIHRAVEALNIPAVKQAGYEADDLIGTLAKQAERAGEDVVIVTGDKDMLQLVTPHIRIYDPVKDKWSGEAESIAKFGVEPARVVEIMGLMGDASDNIPGVKGIGEKTAIKLIAQFGTIDDLLRRVEEVTPARVKAMLIEQADNARLSRKLATIDVNSPVEFDAETFRVKPPHQDQLTDLLRELEFTALLKTLQPATKPAETPAAAFTVIQDELSAERFVDRLPAGSPLAVQCFLSGGSSVQADVLGFALSSGGQTAFFPLDVQTYMRPITTLLHDQTRTKVVHDLKAALLAFHRIGVTLSGPYLDTMVADYLLNPNRRDHSLATIAMETVGHRLGESRTEAKAPQSLFDEDHGSRDETAEQAAVLAQLAPVMIERMTAQGSLALFQEIEMPLVPVLAEIERNGFLLDVEGLRVLSKELERELDTMMETIARLAGTEFNINSPKQLATVLFEKLGLKPGRKTKTGYSTDEDTLTQLATQHDLPAQILNYRSISKLKSTYVDALPELVNPETKRLHTSLNQTVAATGRLSSTEPNLQNIPVKGDYGLRIREAFIAPEGHTLLCADYSQIEPRILAHLSQDPRLLDVFEKGEDIHMATAMDIFHLPASQITREMRRAAKSVVFGIVYGISPFGLSQNIGVPQAEAKKYIETYFEKYAGVRDLMDRNIAEGKEKGFTTTILGRRRPIPELQSGDPTQRGFGERMAVNSPIQGSAADLIKVAMINVSNALHREMPHTKMILQVHDELIFEVPEKELDEAKRLVKHEMEGVGKQLHLSVPLKVDLGTGHNWRAAHP; from the coding sequence ATGCCGACAGCTAATACCAGCCGCAAGACGCTCTACCTGATCGATGGAAGCGCCTACATCTACCGTGCGTTCTTTGCCCTTCCCGCGCTGAATAATTCCAAGGGGCTCCAGACAAACGCGGTCTACGGATTCATGACCACGCTGCTGAAAATTCTGCGGGAGCGGAAACCGGACGGGATTGTCGTGGCCTTCGACGAACGCGGACCGACATTCCGGCAGCAAGAATTCAAAGAGTACAAGGCCCAACGGCCTCCGATGCCCGACGGCATGAGCGCACAGATCCCCTATATCCATCGCGCTGTCGAAGCCTTGAACATCCCCGCCGTGAAACAGGCCGGCTACGAAGCGGACGACCTGATCGGCACGCTGGCGAAACAGGCGGAGCGGGCGGGCGAGGACGTCGTCATCGTCACCGGCGACAAAGACATGCTGCAACTCGTCACGCCGCACATCCGCATCTACGATCCCGTGAAAGACAAATGGTCCGGTGAAGCCGAGTCTATCGCCAAGTTCGGCGTCGAACCGGCGCGCGTCGTCGAAATCATGGGGCTCATGGGCGACGCTTCGGACAACATCCCCGGCGTCAAAGGCATCGGCGAGAAAACGGCCATCAAGCTCATCGCGCAGTTCGGCACCATCGACGACTTGCTCCGCCGCGTCGAGGAAGTCACCCCGGCCCGCGTCAAAGCCATGCTGATCGAGCAAGCCGACAATGCCCGGCTCAGCCGCAAGCTGGCCACCATCGACGTGAACAGCCCGGTCGAATTCGACGCGGAGACTTTCCGAGTCAAGCCGCCGCATCAGGACCAGCTCACCGATCTGCTTCGCGAACTGGAATTCACGGCCCTGCTGAAAACCCTGCAACCGGCAACCAAACCTGCCGAGACACCGGCGGCCGCATTCACAGTCATCCAAGATGAGCTGTCCGCGGAACGATTCGTCGACAGGCTTCCTGCAGGCAGCCCGCTCGCCGTGCAATGCTTTCTCTCTGGCGGATCCAGCGTCCAGGCCGACGTGCTCGGCTTCGCACTCTCATCGGGAGGCCAGACCGCCTTTTTCCCGCTCGACGTGCAGACCTACATGCGCCCGATCACAACGCTGCTGCACGACCAGACCCGCACCAAGGTCGTGCATGATTTGAAAGCCGCCTTGCTCGCGTTCCATCGCATCGGCGTGACCCTGTCCGGCCCCTATCTCGACACGATGGTTGCGGACTATCTGCTCAACCCCAACCGCCGCGACCACAGCCTGGCGACAATTGCGATGGAGACCGTTGGCCACCGCCTGGGCGAATCCCGCACCGAAGCCAAGGCGCCACAGTCGCTGTTCGATGAAGACCACGGCTCGCGCGACGAGACCGCCGAACAGGCCGCCGTGCTGGCCCAGCTAGCCCCGGTGATGATCGAGCGCATGACCGCTCAAGGGAGCCTGGCCCTGTTTCAAGAAATCGAAATGCCGCTCGTGCCGGTGCTGGCGGAGATCGAACGGAACGGATTCTTGCTCGACGTGGAGGGGCTCCGCGTCTTGAGCAAGGAGCTTGAGCGCGAACTCGACACCATGATGGAGACCATTGCCAGGCTGGCCGGGACCGAGTTCAACATCAACTCGCCTAAGCAGCTCGCGACCGTCCTCTTCGAGAAACTCGGCCTGAAACCAGGCCGCAAAACCAAAACCGGCTATTCGACCGATGAAGACACGCTCACACAACTCGCCACCCAGCACGACTTGCCCGCGCAGATCCTGAACTACCGCAGCATCAGCAAACTCAAATCGACCTATGTCGATGCCTTGCCGGAATTGGTGAATCCTGAAACCAAGCGGCTCCACACCTCGCTGAATCAAACCGTCGCCGCGACCGGCCGGCTCTCCTCCACCGAGCCGAATCTCCAGAATATTCCCGTGAAGGGCGACTATGGCCTGCGCATTCGCGAAGCCTTCATCGCGCCGGAAGGCCACACCCTCCTCTGCGCCGACTACAGCCAGATCGAACCGCGCATTCTCGCGCACCTCTCGCAAGACCCGCGGCTACTCGACGTCTTCGAAAAGGGCGAAGACATTCACATGGCGACCGCTATGGACATTTTTCATCTCCCCGCCTCGCAAATCACGCGCGAGATGCGGCGCGCGGCCAAGAGCGTCGTGTTCGGCATCGTCTACGGCATCAGTCCCTTCGGCCTCTCGCAGAACATCGGCGTCCCGCAGGCGGAAGCCAAAAAATATATCGAAACCTATTTTGAGAAATACGCAGGCGTGCGCGACCTGATGGATCGCAATATCGCCGAAGGGAAAGAGAAAGGCTTCACCACCACCATTCTCGGCAGGCGCCGCCCGATCCCCGAGCTGCAAAGCGGCGACCCGACCCAGCGCGGCTTCGGCGAGCGCATGGCTGTAAATAGTCCCATCCAGGGTTCAGCTGCGGATCTGATCAAAGTGGCCATGATCAACGTGAGCAACGCCCTCCATCGCGAGATGCCGCACACCAAGATGATCCTCCAGGTCCATGACGAATTGATTTTCGAAGTGCCGGAGAAAGAGCTGGACGAGGCCAAACGGCTTGTGAAGCACGAGATGGAAGGCGTGGGCAAACAGCTACATCTCTCAGTCCCGCTCAAAGTCGATCTCGGCACCGGCCACAACTGGCGCGCCGCGCATCCGTAG
- a CDS encoding Type II toxin-antitoxin system HicA family toxin (MaGe:77307629): MTQANKLLERILRGTSDANISFNGLCHLLKHLGFEERIRGSHHIFIKAGIEEILNLQPKGSQTKPYQVKQVRHVILRYKLGGDVNE, encoded by the coding sequence GTGACACAAGCCAACAAACTACTAGAGCGGATTCTTCGCGGGACATCAGATGCGAATATTTCATTCAATGGACTCTGTCACTTGTTGAAGCACTTGGGATTTGAAGAACGAATTCGAGGGAGCCACCATATTTTCATAAAAGCGGGAATCGAAGAGATTTTGAATCTACAGCCCAAAGGCTCCCAGACAAAGCCCTATCAAGTAAAGCAGGTTCGCCACGTGATCCTTCGGTACAAGTTAGGAGGCGACGTCAATGAGTAA
- a CDS encoding Type II toxin-antitoxin system HicB family antitoxin (MaGe:77307630): MSKYEVIIYWSKDDQAFIAEVPELPGCAADGATYQEALANVEIIIQEWIETAKDLGRPIPEPKGRLAFA, encoded by the coding sequence ATGAGTAAGTATGAAGTCATTATCTATTGGAGCAAGGACGATCAGGCCTTCATTGCCGAAGTACCGGAATTGCCTGGCTGTGCGGCCGATGGTGCGACCTACCAAGAAGCTCTGGCAAACGTTGAGATCATCATTCAGGAGTGGATTGAAACGGCGAAGGACCTTGGCCGCCCGATTCCTGAACCTAAAGGCCGCCTAGCCTTTGCTTGA
- a CDS encoding Low calcium response locus protein S (MaGe:77307631) — translation MRQLKFTETQIVSILKEADGGRPVNEIWRHYGISSATYYKWKAKYGGLEASDVKRLKELEHENGRLKRMYADLSLENAALKDVIAKKL, via the coding sequence ATGCGCCAGTTGAAGTTCACCGAGACGCAGATTGTGTCGATCCTGAAAGAAGCCGATGGCGGCCGCCCGGTCAATGAGATCTGGCGGCACTACGGGATCAGCTCCGCCACCTACTATAAGTGGAAAGCCAAATACGGCGGGTTAGAGGCCTCGGACGTGAAGCGGCTGAAGGAATTGGAGCACGAGAACGGCCGGCTGAAGCGGATGTATGCGGATCTGTCGCTGGAAAACGCCGCGCTCAAGGATGTCATCGCAAAAAAGCTCTAA
- a CDS encoding hypothetical protein (Evidence 5 : Unknown function; MaGe:77307634), producing MRFGELRLAHRNLLARVTYSARKFSLLSVAVYGELTFPPPDFATIPSSLNKYRCLCVTNRPVNDHFAVARLEGK from the coding sequence TTGCGTTTCGGTGAACTTCGACTGGCGCATAGGAACCTCCTGGCTAGGGTGACGTATTCTGCCAGAAAGTTCTCCTTACTGAGTGTCGCGGTTTACGGGGAGCTTACATTTCCACCTCCTGACTTTGCTACAATCCCGTCCTCTCTGAATAAGTATAGGTGTCTGTGTGTAACCAATCGCCCGGTCAATGACCACTTTGCGGTTGCGCGGCTTGAAGGGAAATGA
- a CDS encoding hypothetical protein (Evidence 4 : Unknown function but conserved in other organisms; MaGe:77307635) → MTTLRLRGLKGNDLVKTIAIIGGGPAGLMAAESASAAGVQVDLYDAMPSVGRKFLLAGKGGLNLTHSEPVEKLLSRYGTRRTQIAPLLAVFGPDALRAWVQGLGIETFVGSSGRVFPKDMKSAPLLRAWLRRLRQAGVRFHVRHKWRGWDAQGALQFDSPDGVQVVRADAVILALGGGSWPQLGSDAAWVPWLAQRGVSVSPLRPANCGFDIAWTEIFKNKFAGHPVKSVALKIQTPAGGEKWRQGEFVVTTTGVEGGVVYSMSSLLRDEIATKGTAMLRLDLAPDQDLSRLTNDLAKPRGKKTMATHLERRLGMTGVKVGLLREVVSKEDFTDPAKLAAAIKSLPLKLTATRPLAESISTAGGVIFEALDDRLMLREVPGVFCTGEMLDWEAPTGGYLLTACFASGRVAGAGAVAWLTARSR, encoded by the coding sequence ATGACCACTTTGCGGTTGCGCGGCTTGAAGGGAAATGACCTGGTGAAGACTATCGCGATTATCGGAGGCGGGCCGGCTGGGCTGATGGCTGCGGAAAGTGCGAGCGCGGCGGGAGTGCAGGTAGATTTGTATGATGCCATGCCGTCGGTCGGGAGAAAGTTCTTGCTGGCTGGGAAGGGCGGGCTGAATCTCACACACTCGGAGCCGGTGGAGAAACTGTTGTCTCGATATGGAACGCGGCGGACTCAGATTGCTCCGCTCCTGGCTGTGTTCGGCCCGGATGCGCTGCGTGCCTGGGTGCAGGGATTGGGGATTGAAACATTTGTCGGGTCGTCCGGCCGGGTGTTTCCGAAAGATATGAAATCGGCTCCGTTGTTGCGAGCTTGGCTGCGGCGATTACGTCAGGCCGGTGTGCGGTTCCATGTGCGGCATAAATGGCGCGGGTGGGATGCGCAGGGTGCGCTGCAATTCGATTCTCCTGATGGGGTGCAGGTGGTTCGCGCCGATGCAGTGATCCTTGCCTTAGGCGGAGGCAGCTGGCCGCAGCTTGGCTCGGATGCCGCCTGGGTGCCGTGGCTCGCGCAGCGTGGCGTGTCGGTGAGTCCCTTGCGCCCGGCCAACTGTGGATTCGACATTGCCTGGACGGAGATTTTCAAGAACAAGTTTGCAGGTCATCCGGTGAAATCCGTGGCCTTGAAAATTCAGACGCCGGCGGGCGGGGAGAAATGGCGGCAAGGCGAATTCGTCGTGACCACAACCGGGGTGGAAGGAGGCGTGGTTTACTCGATGTCGTCCCTCCTGCGCGACGAAATTGCGACGAAGGGAACGGCGATGTTGCGGCTGGACCTGGCGCCCGATCAGGATCTTTCCCGGTTGACGAATGATCTCGCCAAGCCGCGCGGGAAAAAAACCATGGCGACGCATTTGGAGCGACGGTTGGGCATGACGGGCGTGAAAGTCGGGCTGTTGCGCGAAGTGGTGTCGAAGGAAGACTTTACCGATCCAGCCAAACTCGCCGCGGCGATCAAATCATTGCCGTTGAAGTTGACCGCGACCAGGCCGCTGGCTGAGTCGATCAGTACCGCCGGTGGAGTCATCTTTGAGGCTTTGGATGATCGCTTGATGTTGCGCGAGGTGCCGGGAGTGTTTTGTACTGGGGAAATGCTGGATTGGGAAGCGCCGACTGGCGGGTATCTGCTCACGGCTTGTTTTGCCAGCGGCCGCGTGGCCGGTGCGGGCGCGGTGGCTTGGCTCACGGCACGGTCACGCTGA
- a CDS encoding hypothetical protein (Evidence 4 : Unknown function but conserved in other organisms; MaGe:77307636): protein MILPANSERPILERFLKAEAMALWAVRAAQLRDVPPNVLAFLKQHEADEEEHLKHFEALVGYQSWGREVLPVVPHQWPALAVLLFGYEALGLEFAKLLVSLRPDMQSIVDDEETHVSFFEHEIRKLLAGAGGEADQARISARAWWKKFPRTVERYLQDASLNECRTEVMAQMQAAIQQRFIDVELLR, encoded by the coding sequence ATGATTTTGCCAGCGAATAGCGAGCGACCGATTCTCGAACGCTTCTTGAAAGCCGAAGCCATGGCGCTGTGGGCCGTGCGCGCGGCGCAATTGCGTGACGTGCCGCCGAATGTCCTGGCCTTTCTCAAACAGCACGAAGCCGATGAGGAAGAGCATTTAAAGCATTTCGAAGCGCTGGTGGGCTATCAGTCATGGGGGCGCGAGGTCTTGCCGGTGGTGCCGCATCAGTGGCCGGCACTGGCGGTGCTGCTGTTTGGATACGAGGCGTTGGGATTGGAGTTTGCGAAACTGCTGGTTAGCCTTCGTCCGGATATGCAATCTATCGTGGATGACGAAGAAACCCACGTCTCGTTTTTCGAGCATGAGATCAGGAAGCTTCTCGCCGGTGCGGGAGGCGAGGCCGATCAGGCGCGTATTTCAGCGAGGGCCTGGTGGAAGAAATTTCCGAGAACCGTTGAACGGTACCTGCAAGATGCCAGTCTGAACGAATGTCGCACTGAGGTCATGGCGCAGATGCAGGCAGCGATCCAACAGCGATTTATCGATGTGGAGTTGCTGAGGTAA